CGCGACGGGCAGGCCCTGACGAAGGACGAACTCGCGAAGCTGTCGCTGGCTCTCGTCGGGCCGAAGGCGAAGCAGTTCATCGGTAACACGACGTCGCTGGCCGCGTATCTTCCCGAAGGCTCAGTGAACGCGGCGAACGTCAACTGGAGCGTCACCCCGGGCACATCGCCACGCGAAATCGACTTCGCACGGAACTACGGCGCCCGAACGTCGTACTACCCCGGTATCTACGAACTCAAAGCCGACGAACTTACGCTCTGCGTCGACTTCACACCCAGTCCCAATGGCCCGCCGATGCGAAAGCGCCCGACCAAGTTCGAGGCGCCCAAAGGCTCGCCGTACACGCTCCTCACTTTCAAACGCACGAAACAGTAGCGGCCCAGACAGAAGTGTCTGGGCCGCTGGTTGCGATTGAGAAAACCCTAATCGACATACGCATCGGCGCCCAAGTCCTGGAGCATCTCCTGGCGCTGTTTGTCGTAGTTCATCAGGTCGAGGCGCTGGCGGTAGTGGCGCGCTTCCAGGCGCCGCTGTGCCTGAGTGAATAGCGGGGCGAACGAGTTCCAGTCACGGTCGCCGCCGGCCTTACCGAGTGCCTCCAGTTCGCGCTGCTTCGCGTGCCCCAACCCTTCGAGTAACTGGTCCTCCAGTGCGAGCATGAACTGCGAGCTCCCGGGGTCGCCCTGGCGCCCGGCGCGCCCGATGAGCTGGCGGTCGATGCGCTCGGCCTCGTGGCGCTCCGTGCCGATCACGTGCAGCCCGCCGTTTGCGGCCACGCCCGCCCCCAACTTGATGTCGGTCCCGCGCCCGGCCATGTTCGTGGCCACCGTGACCATACCCAGTTGCCCGGCGCCCGCGACCACGTCCGCCTCGCGCTCGTTCTGCTCGGCGTTCAGCACCTGATGCGGTACGGCCGCGGCGGTCAGCTTCGCGCTGAGCTTCTTTGATGCCTCGACCGTCCGCGTACCGATCAGCACCGGGCGCCCGACCGCGAGCATCTCCTGGGTCTTCTTCACCACCGCGTCGAACTTCGCGTCCTCGGTGGGGTACACGGAGTCCGGGAGCACCTCGCGGCGGTTCGGCTTGTTCGTCGGCACCTTCGTCGTCCAGCGCCGGTACACCTTCCGCATCTCCCAGAAGTTCGGGAGCAGCGTCCCGGACATCCCGGCGAGCTTCTCGTACAGCCGGTAGAAGTTCTGGAACGTGACCTGCGCCGCGTGCGAGCTGGGCATGTTGATCGCCACCTTCTCCTTCGCCTCAACCGCCTGGTGCAGCCCGTCGCGCCAGTGGCGGTCGGGCATCGGGCGCCCGGTGCCCTCGTCGATGATGACGATCTTGTTCTCGCTGTTCACCATGTAGTGCTGGTCGCGCGCGAAGCGGTGGTAGGCGTGCAGCCCGCGCTCGACGGCCTCGAGCAGCTTGTCCATCGCCTTCGCGTGCTTGCCGGTCGGCGGGTTCGAGTACCGGACGAGGTGCTTGCCCGCGTCGGTCAGCTCGATCTTGTCCTTCTTCGCGTTCATGAGGAAGTGCTCGTCGCGCCGCATGTCGCGCGCGAGTTCGTCGGCCCACTTGAACACCACCTGCTCCTCGGCTTCGGCCAACCGGGGGGGGTTCGCGATGATGAGCGGGGTTTTCGCCTCGTCCACGAAGATGCTGTCGGCCTCGCCCACGATGGCGTAGTGCAGCCCGCGCTGCCCGCGGGGGTCCGGGCCCCCCCCCCCCCCGCCGGTCCACGCGGCCCAGAACGGCGCGGTCGTGGCCTGACCGCCGCGCAGCTTCAGC
This region of Gemmata massiliana genomic DNA includes:
- a CDS encoding TIGR03067 domain-containing protein; translated protein: MKLRIVWAAALVACVVAPAPADEKNDKVKAAAAKAEAARIEAEKIEGIWTATAGTRDGQALTKDELAKLSLALVGPKAKQFIGNTTSLAAYLPEGSVNAANVNWSVTPGTSPREIDFARNYGARTSYYPGIYELKADELTLCVDFTPSPNGPPMRKRPTKFEAPKGSPYTLLTFKRTKQ
- a CDS encoding preprotein translocase subunit SecA; the protein is MSTAIPPAAHGHAEAPRKIENTPGRLGTWPVNTTVARVGLPWKRRLSRAALLVPKVRYFEKLHADVSDAQLVEMSMALRGKARGKWDLDKLLPEAFALASIAIQRTLNIRPFDVQLAAGSVMHFGGLVELATGEGKTVSASAPAYLNALSGKGVHVTTVNDYLAKRDAEWIGPVYQKLGMTVGVLQQKMDENDRITAYKADVTYGTAAEFGFDFLRDRLKLRGGQATTAPFWAAWTGGGGGGPDPRGQRGLHYAIVGEADSIFVDEAKTPLIIANPPRLAEAEEQVVFKWADELARDMRRDEHFLMNAKKDKIELTDAGKHLVRYSNPPTGKHAKAMDKLLEAVERGLHAYHRFARDQHYMVNSENKIVIIDEGTGRPMPDRHWRDGLHQAVEAKEKVAINMPSSHAAQVTFQNFYRLYEKLAGMSGTLLPNFWEMRKVYRRWTTKVPTNKPNRREVLPDSVYPTEDAKFDAVVKKTQEMLAVGRPVLIGTRTVEASKKLSAKLTAAAVPHQVLNAEQNEREADVVAGAGQLGMVTVATNMAGRGTDIKLGAGVAANGGLHVIGTERHEAERIDRQLIGRAGRQGDPGSSQFMLALEDQLLEGLGHAKQRELEALGKAGGDRDWNSFAPLFTQAQRRLEARHYRQRLDLMNYDKQRQEMLQDLGADAYVD